A genome region from Tolypothrix sp. PCC 7712 includes the following:
- a CDS encoding ABC transporter permease, whose protein sequence is MMLKWLDKIGDWNPQLLRELKGRLKPVNILIALAISLVTQLGTYIYQISELPSKTYAMSGIYCNLADGYQKNLTFLNQSLEQVNSKINSYSGSKNSDLLAKIPDLKLEQKSLQQQIDNFRNLLYQTSCPSEQINMQMWWQDHWKYIFMTLSVMFIFTLLVAGTYLLINNLGQEERRGTLNFLRLSPQSEASILTGKMLGVPILVYLTVLAAIPLHLLSGILAQIPFTGILAFYIVLAASCVFFYSNALLFGLISRWFSGFQPWLGSGLVLLFLCVTLQTLFYSADVHNILAWLSLLNPASMLGYLTPRYQEPAIQGIQFFYLPLGKNLIGLLALHLFNYGVGIYWAWEGMKRRFRNPDGAILNKVQSYFLVASYQVIFWGFTLQYSNNYCSDYRGGQSIPCYHDLNYQIVQNWGFIAFFNIMLLLSLLVILSPHRQTIQDWARYRHEKVANFQGFWRKFALTDWLVDEKSPALLAMLINLAIATTPLLVWIVLAPMLNTRHNTAIEWVNDIGRLRAILGVALFISLMMIYATLAQLMLMMKTSKRSMWAVGSIVAAIFLPPLFLGILTIKPAAYPVAWLFSTFPWAGLEYAATITVFKAFIAELTVLILLNIKLAKQIKLAGESATKALLAGR, encoded by the coding sequence ATGATGCTCAAGTGGTTAGACAAAATCGGTGATTGGAATCCGCAATTGTTGCGCGAACTCAAAGGCCGCCTGAAACCTGTCAATATTTTAATTGCCTTGGCAATATCCTTAGTAACTCAACTAGGGACTTATATATATCAAATCAGCGAGTTGCCTAGCAAAACATATGCTATGTCAGGCATATACTGCAATCTTGCTGACGGTTATCAAAAAAATCTTACCTTTCTCAATCAAAGCCTTGAGCAGGTTAACTCCAAAATCAATAGTTATAGTGGGAGTAAAAACTCAGATTTATTAGCGAAAATCCCGGATTTAAAATTAGAACAAAAATCCCTACAACAGCAAATTGATAATTTTAGGAACCTGTTATATCAAACTTCTTGCCCATCCGAGCAAATAAATATGCAAATGTGGTGGCAAGACCATTGGAAATATATATTTATGACGCTGAGTGTGATGTTTATCTTCACACTTTTAGTTGCTGGTACTTATTTGCTCATCAATAATTTAGGGCAAGAAGAACGTCGCGGCACATTAAATTTTTTACGTCTCAGTCCGCAGTCAGAAGCCAGTATTTTAACTGGCAAAATGTTAGGTGTGCCAATTCTTGTCTATCTCACAGTTTTAGCGGCAATACCTTTACATTTATTGTCAGGTATTTTGGCGCAAATTCCCTTCACTGGGATTCTAGCTTTCTATATAGTACTGGCTGCTAGTTGTGTTTTCTTCTACAGTAATGCATTGCTATTTGGCTTAATTAGTCGTTGGTTTAGTGGTTTTCAACCTTGGTTAGGAAGTGGTTTAGTTCTCCTGTTTCTATGCGTAACTTTGCAAACGTTATTTTATAGTGCAGATGTTCACAATATACTCGCTTGGTTAAGCTTATTAAATCCTGCGAGTATGCTCGGCTATCTCACACCGCGATATCAGGAACCAGCAATACAAGGAATACAGTTTTTTTACTTACCACTTGGTAAAAATCTGATTGGTCTACTTGCCTTACATTTATTTAATTATGGTGTAGGCATTTACTGGGCTTGGGAAGGAATGAAACGCCGCTTTCGTAATCCTGATGGCGCAATTTTGAATAAAGTTCAGAGTTATTTTTTGGTGGCGAGTTATCAAGTAATTTTTTGGGGATTTACTCTGCAATACTCTAACAATTACTGCTCAGATTACAGAGGTGGTCAATCTATTCCTTGTTATCATGACTTGAACTATCAAATAGTTCAAAATTGGGGATTTATAGCATTTTTTAATATCATGCTATTACTTTCCTTACTGGTAATTTTGTCACCTCACAGACAAACTATCCAAGATTGGGCAAGATATAGACATGAAAAAGTTGCTAATTTTCAAGGATTTTGGCGGAAATTTGCGCTCACAGATTGGCTGGTAGACGAAAAAAGTCCAGCACTATTGGCAATGTTGATTAATTTAGCGATCGCAACTACGCCATTATTAGTTTGGATTGTACTTGCACCAATGTTGAATACTCGCCATAACACTGCCATAGAGTGGGTAAATGATATTGGTAGATTGCGGGCTATTTTAGGCGTGGCTTTATTCATTAGCCTGATGATGATTTACGCCACCTTAGCTCAACTAATGCTAATGATGAAAACTTCTAAGCGTTCAATGTGGGCAGTGGGGAGTATAGTTGCGGCTATCTTCCTGCCACCATTGTTTCTCGGAATCCTAACTATTAAACCAGCAGCTTATCCAGTAGCATGGCTATTTTCTACCTTTCCTTGGGCTGGTTTAGAATATGCTGCCACAATCACAGTTTTTAAGGCATTTATAGCTGAATTAACTGTCCTAATTTTGTTAAATATCAAATTAGCAAAGCAGATAAAGTTAGCCGGAGAATCTGCTACAAAAGCCTTGTTAGCAGGACGTTAA